In the Acidobacteriota bacterium genome, one interval contains:
- a CDS encoding glycosyltransferase N-terminal domain-containing protein, with amino-acid sequence MIGIYRLLTRAAYAVIYVLRRHSALAGRELWRGRLGLIPDVGDKDVWIHAASVGETRVVGYLVNYLRGRRAGIRIHVTVVTEAGFNTAVKLFPPEVTVSYFPLDARRAMARTFDMIRPKLLAVAETEIWPNLVLEAAERRVPLILVNGRMSARAYRRYRLVRKSLARLLVTYDRFFLKTDVAQRRFAYFSVSADKSMVAGDMKFDAPLQERSEGRIKEIRYRVGVADDEFLVVAGSTRSGEEAHLLGAYRTLKATCPKLRLLLAPRHVERTDEITALLKEHDQPYYRYGTSGVPEGVIVLDRMGLLNELYLAGDIAFVGGTLVDRGGHNLLEPVWAGRPVLFGPFVSNVREAAEYILEHGYGARVSSGDDLLRTLTAVVQGDRTFRTKTTADLVHSAAAVAGDYILEKLRDV; translated from the coding sequence ATGATCGGCATCTACAGGTTGCTGACGCGCGCGGCTTATGCCGTCATATACGTCCTGCGAAGGCACTCGGCGCTGGCCGGCAGGGAACTATGGCGCGGCCGGCTGGGACTGATTCCGGACGTGGGAGACAAAGACGTCTGGATCCACGCAGCTTCAGTCGGGGAAACCCGGGTGGTCGGCTACCTTGTCAACTATCTGAGAGGACGCCGGGCCGGGATCAGGATTCACGTCACCGTTGTCACCGAGGCGGGCTTTAATACCGCCGTCAAGCTGTTTCCGCCCGAGGTGACGGTATCCTATTTTCCGCTGGATGCACGCCGGGCGATGGCTCGCACCTTTGACATGATACGGCCGAAACTGCTCGCGGTGGCCGAAACCGAGATCTGGCCGAACCTGGTGCTGGAAGCGGCGGAACGCCGGGTTCCGCTCATTCTTGTTAACGGCCGTATGTCGGCCCGGGCTTATCGCCGGTACCGTCTTGTCAGAAAGAGCCTGGCCAGGCTGCTGGTCACCTATGATCGCTTCTTCCTGAAGACCGACGTGGCTCAACGCCGCTTCGCGTACTTCAGTGTATCCGCGGACAAGTCGATGGTCGCCGGCGACATGAAGTTTGACGCGCCTTTGCAGGAGCGTTCGGAAGGACGGATCAAAGAGATACGGTACCGTGTCGGAGTGGCCGACGATGAGTTCCTGGTCGTGGCCGGGTCCACGAGGTCGGGCGAGGAAGCACACCTGCTGGGCGCGTACCGGACCCTGAAGGCGACCTGCCCCAAGCTGCGCCTGCTGTTGGCGCCGCGCCACGTGGAGCGAACGGATGAGATTACGGCGTTGCTAAAAGAGCACGACCAGCCGTATTATAGATATGGTACCAGCGGGGTACCTGAGGGCGTAATCGTGCTGGACAGGATGGGTCTGCTCAACGAACTGTACCTGGCCGGCGACATCGCCTTTGTGGGCGGGACGCTGGTGGATCGGGGCGGTCACAATCTGCTCGAACCCGTCTGGGCCGGCCGGCCGGTGCTTTTTGGGCCGTTCGTAAGCAATGTACGGGAGGCTGCCGAGTACATCCTGGAGCACGGTTACGGTGCGCGGGTAAGTTCAGGTGACGACCTGCTGCGGACGTTGACGGCGGTCGTGCAGGGTGATCGCACGTTTCGTACCAAGACCACGGCTGACCTGGTGCATTCCGCGGCAGCGGTCGCCGGTGACTATATCCTGGAAAAGTTGCGAGATGTTTGA
- the lpxB gene encoding lipid-A-disaccharide synthase — MGKPLLFLAAGDVSGDNAAGRVVAALIRQRPDLEVFGLGGSRLKSLGQEQLAEPGRLTVLGFWEVAKRYPFFRRLFYRCVDEIKARRPSCVLLVDYPGFNLRLARKVKALGIPVVYYISPQVWAWGKRRMAAIRKYVDFMLLILPFEESFYVKSGVPTRFVGHYLLEDIPREYIQSRPVHERQIALLPGSRPQEIERMLPGMLKAAGHLHRRHGTSAVVAGIRGACDYERLLQRDGDGGVTVCYDDPRTVLYESGLVLTASGTATLEAGIIGRPMVIVYRTGFITYHIARRLVKLDMIGLVNLVLGEKVVPELVQGAATPERMAVELERLLTDDACRSGVCANLNRLPALLGGEGASQRVAEIVGSYI; from the coding sequence ATGGGCAAACCCCTGCTGTTCCTTGCTGCCGGTGACGTTTCCGGCGACAACGCCGCCGGCCGTGTAGTGGCTGCGCTCATACGGCAGCGACCCGATCTTGAGGTTTTCGGTCTCGGCGGTAGCCGCCTGAAGTCTCTCGGCCAGGAGCAACTGGCCGAGCCGGGCCGCCTGACGGTGCTCGGTTTCTGGGAGGTGGCCAAACGATATCCGTTTTTCCGCCGTTTGTTTTACCGTTGCGTTGACGAGATAAAAGCCCGAAGACCGTCGTGCGTGTTGCTTGTCGATTATCCCGGGTTCAACCTGCGACTGGCAAGAAAGGTCAAGGCGCTGGGTATTCCGGTGGTCTATTATATCTCACCGCAGGTGTGGGCCTGGGGCAAAAGACGGATGGCGGCAATTCGCAAGTACGTTGACTTCATGCTGCTCATTCTGCCGTTCGAGGAGTCATTTTACGTAAAATCCGGGGTACCCACGCGTTTCGTGGGCCACTACCTGCTCGAGGATATTCCACGCGAGTATATCCAGTCCCGGCCCGTGCACGAACGCCAGATTGCCCTGCTTCCGGGGTCACGACCGCAGGAAATCGAGCGCATGCTGCCGGGCATGCTGAAAGCAGCCGGGCACCTGCACCGACGGCACGGCACGAGTGCGGTTGTTGCCGGCATCCGCGGCGCCTGTGATTATGAGCGTCTGCTGCAACGTGACGGTGACGGCGGCGTGACGGTCTGCTACGACGATCCACGAACGGTCCTGTACGAATCAGGGCTGGTGCTGACGGCCTCCGGGACCGCCACGCTCGAGGCGGGTATTATCGGGCGGCCGATGGTAATAGTGTACCGGACCGGGTTCATCACGTACCACATCGCACGGCGGCTCGTCAAACTGGACATGATCGGGCTGGTCAATCTGGTGCTGGGTGAGAAAGTTGTCCCGGAGCTTGTCCAGGGCGCAGCCACGCCTGAGCGAATGGCGGTTGAACTGGAGAGGTTGCTGACCGACGATGCCTGCCGTTCCGGCGTGTGCGCGAACCTTAACCGCCTCCCGGCGCTGCTCGGCGGAGAGGGTGCCTCGCAGCGGGTGGCCGAAATAGTTGGTTCATACATATGA